In Litorilinea aerophila, the sequence GCTACCCAGGTGACAAGGGGGCGATGTGTAGAAAGCGTTCCTGCCCGTTGCTTGTTGATAGGCCTGCTAAACTACGTGTCTGTCGTTTGAAACTACACGCAGTCTAGCAATATTGTATCCTGACTGTCAGCAGAGAGGGCTTGCAGTTTGCTGTCAATATTAAGCCGGAATCTGCCTGCTTCTGGCTAAAAATGAAACAGGTCGACGGTTTTTCTGCTGTTTATGCCCTCTAATGCTACAAAGAATGCGGGGTGTCAGGCCTATCACAGGCCGCGGAATTGGGGTGGGCGCCGTTCCCGGAAGGCTGCCAGCCCTTCCTGCAGATCTTGGGTGAAGGCGGTCAGGCCACTGGCCAGGGACTCCATCGCCTCGCTCCCCGAGTTGTCAATGAGCTGCTTGCTGGCCTGGACGGCGATGGGGGCGTTGGCCGCGATGGACCGGGCCAGTTCCAGGGTTCGGGCCAGAAGGCGGTCGGCGTCCACCACTTCGTTGACCAGGCCCCACTGGGCCGCCCGGGCCGCGTCGATGGGGTTGCCAGTCAAAACGAGTTCCTTGGCCCGTGCCGGGCCCACCAGGGCCGGCAGCCGTCGGGTTCCACCCCAGCCTGGAATGGTGCCCAGGCGAACTTCCGGAAAGGCGAGCTGGCAGTCGGCCGCTGCCAGACGGAGATCCGCGGCCAGGGCCAGCTCCAGGCCACCGCCGAAGGCGTAGCCGTGAAGGGCGGCCAGGACCGGCTGGGGGAGATCTGCCAGCCGGGCAAATACCCGGTGGCCCATCCGGGTCCATTCCCGCCACATCTGCAGGGGGCTCGCCTCGGCCCAGGCGTGGATGTCTGCGCCCACGCAAAAGGCGCGCCCCTCGCCGGTGAGCACGGCCACCCGCACATCTGGATGCTGTTCCAGGCGGTCCGCCAGCTCGGCCAGTCGCTGCAGCATGGCCGGCGTCAATGCGTTGAGTTTCTCGGGGCGATTCAAGGTCAGGATGGCAACCGGGCCATCCACCACAAACTGGACCAAGTCCTGGGACATAGAGGGCAACACTTCTGATTGACAGGTTGGTAGCCGGATAGACGGAGAGTTGACAAAAAACAGGCTCGGATGTCGCCCTTTGCTGTCATTCCATGGTATCACGGATCGGGCCGTAGTTCAATCGGCAAAAAGGGACGGCTCCATGGTCCGGACCTCGGCCGGGATCAGGGGGCGGAAGGCCATCTGGGCCAGGATGTCCCGCTCCACATCCACCCCCGGCGCCACCTCCACCAGGGTCAGGCCTCCCTCGGTCAGGCGGAAGACGGCCCGTTCGGTGACGTACAGGACCGGCTGCCCCACCTGTCTGGCGTACTGGCCGCTGAAGGTCACCTGTTCCACCTCTGCCACAAATTTGGGCACCGACCCTTCCTGTCGAATGTGAAGACGGCCCTGGCCTACCTGACAAACGAGGCCCCGGGCCGTGAAGGTTCCGCAGAAGACCACCTTTTTGGCGTTCTGGGAGATGTTGATGAAGCCGCCACATCCCATGAGCCGGTCGCCCACCTTGCTGGCGTTGACATTGCCGTGGCGATCCACCTGGGCCATGCCCAGGAAGGCGATGTCGATGCCGCCGCCGTCGTAGAAATTGAACTGGCTGTCCTCTTCCACCATGGCCACCGGGTTGTAGGCCGCGCCGAAGATGACGCCCCGGGCAGGAAGCCCGCCGATCTGTCCCTGCTCCACGGTGATGTGGAACCGGTCGAAGGTGCCCTCCTCGGCCGCGACGGCAGCGATGCCATCGGGCATGCCCACCCCCACGTTGATTACCGCACCCGGGGTCAGCTCCCGGGCGGCCCGGCGGGCGATGACCTTGCGCTCGTCCAGGGGCAGGGGCGGCAGTTGCTGGAGGGGAACCCGCACCTGGCCGCTGAGGGCCGGGTCATAGAAGCCCGCCGAGGTCTGCATCTGTTGCGGGTCTACCACCAGGGCATCCACCAGAATGCCCGGCACCCGCACCTGCTTGGGGTCCAGGGTGCCGGGCTGGGCCAGGTATTTGACCTGGGCGATGACTCGTCCGCCACAGGCCCGGGCCGCCTGGGCAATGGAGATGCCCTCCAGCAGGGCCGCCTCCTCCTCGTAGGTGATGTTGCCGTGGGTGTCCCCGGTGGTCCCCCGGATCAGAGCCACGTCAATATGGAAGCGGGGAAAGAAGAGCCACTCTTCGCCGTCCAGCTCCACTACCCGCACCAGGTCTTCTGTGGTGATGGCGTTCATCTTGCCCCCTCCCAGCCGGGGGTCGATGTAGGTGTGCAGGCCCACCTTGGTGAAGACGCCGGGCTTTCGGGCTGCTACCGCGCTGTACATCTGGGAGAGGACGCCCTGGGGAAAGTTGTAGCTCTCGATGCGGTTTTCAGCGATGAGGCGAGCCATCTTGGGCGCCATGCCCAGGTGGCCGGCGATGTCCCGCTTCACCAGGCCGGGCGCGGTCAGCAGATCGGTGCCGATCTCCCGGCGGTCGCCCAGGCCGGTGGCGTGGATGAGGGTGAGCCCGCGCGGGGCCCCTTCCTCCTGGTAGCGCCGGGCCAGGGCTCGCAACAGGGTGGTGGGTTCGCCGATGCCGCCGCCGGAGCCCTGGATGGCCACATGCGCACCGTCGGGGATCAGCGCTGCTGCCTGCCGGGCAGTCATGACCTTGGTGCCCATGGACAACCTCCCTACGCCTCCGTGGCCACTTCCTGCAGCGCGGCTTCCGCGGCCTGCAGGGTCTGTTCCACGTGGCTTTCCGTGTGCGCGGCGGAGACGTACCAGATGCCCCGGCCGATCAACCGCACCCCCCGGCGTAACATGGCCAGGACGAAGCGGCCGTACAGCTCCCGGTCACAGTGTTGCGCGTAGTCACGATAATCCCGGATGGCCGTCAACTCGGTAAACGACACGTGGAAGGCCGTGGGCAGGCCCTGGACGTGGAGGGGCAGGCCCAGGCGTTGGCCCAACTCCTGCAGGCCCTCCATCAGGGCCGTACCGATCCGCTCCATCTGTCGGTAGACCGCGCCGCCGTCCCGCTCCAGCTCAGCGATGGCTGCCACCGAGGCGGCCATGGAGATGACGTTGCTGTTGAAAGTGCCGGAGTGGTTCACATCCCGGGCAAAGCGTTCCATGTATTCCCTCTTGCCCACCAGTGCGGCATTGGCAAAGCCGCCGGCCATGGCCTTGGCAAAGGAGGCCAGGTCCGGCGTCACGCCGAAGCGCCCCTGCGCGCCCTGAAGGCCCAGGCGAAAGCCGGTGATGGTTTCGTCAAAGTAGAGGAGGGTGCCGTAGCGGTCACAGAGCTGCCGCAACCCCTCCAGATAGCCGGGCTCGGGTGGAATGGCGCCTGTGTTGCACATCATGGGCTCCAACATCACCGCGGCCAGCTCTTCGCCCATCTCCTGGAAGAGCGTTTCCACCAACGCCAGGTCATTCCAGGGGAGCACCACAAAGTCGGCCAGGGCGCTCTCCACCTGGCCCGCGCTGCCCGCCACGGGCCGGGGGCGTTCCCGGGGGCCGGCCTGGTCCAGGGGGGGCGCCACGCTGATCAGGACGTTGTCGAACCAGCCGTGGTAGTGGCCCTCGAAGCGCAGGATCTTGGTGCGGCCTGTGACGGCCCGGGCCAGGCGCATGGCCGCCTGGACCATCTCCGAGCCGCTGAGGCCGAAGCGGCAGAGTTCGGCCGCGGGCACCAGCTCCACCAGCTTTTCGGCCAGGATGAACTCCAGCTCGTGCTGGCCGGCGTAGAGCTGGCCCCGGCGCATGGCCGCGTTCACCGCGTCCAACACCGCCGGGTGGGAATGGCCCAGGATCAGGGGGCCCTGTCCCAACACGTAGTCGATGTAGGCGTTGCCGTCCACGTCGTAGATCAGGGCGCCTTCGGCCCGGTCGAAGAAGAGGGGAAAGGGCTGGGCCAGCAGGCGCACGTTGCTACTGACGCCGCCGGCCAGGGATTGCCTGGCCCGTTCAAAATAGCTGCGGGAGCGTTGCCATTGGGTCATGTCTCGTCTTCCTGTTCTGTTTACTATCTTTGCAGATCCGGCCACGGATTTTACAGCCATCCATGGCGGGTAAAGGGGCGGCCATCTTCCGTAGGGGCGGGCCGCCATGTCCGCCCGCTGTCACAATCGCGGTGGGGGCGAATCATGATTCGCCCCCACCGCGGGGGGCCATTTCCGGGCCCTTAGCCGGGGACGTTGTTCCCTCCCGGCGGCGACCACGTCATCTCCAGATCTAGCGGGTAGATGGGGCGGGGCAGATGCTGGAAGGGCAACCGGGCGTAGTTGACCGTGGAGAGGCCCGGCGTGTCCAGCTCGATGGTGGCGTCTACGATGGGGTCGAAGGATGCCCGGTGTGCCTGGTTGGACTTGACCACCACGATCTTCTTCTCCTCGAAGACGATGCCCGCGCTCTTGAAGAAGTCCCGATCCTTGCCGGTGCGGTGCCTGCTGAAAATGACGTCCACCTTGTCGCCGATGCGCAACACCACCCGGGGCCCCACCTCCACATCCCGGAAGGACTCCCGGGCCACTTCCCGGCTCCAGCCGCCGTGGGTTGGCCCCACGATTTTGTAGCGGCCGTCGTCAATGGATTTCACGTATCCGGTCACCTGGAGGGGCTGGTAGAAGCGCTGGTCGATCTTCCCGCCCACCGGCAGGGTCAGGGTGGTGCCCACGCCCGCGGCCATCCCTATCTGGACCACTTCCGGGTCCCGGATGGTGAGCGCACAATCCCGCGCGCCCAGGCGCAGCAGGCTTTCCAGCACCGCAGGGCTGTCGGCCGGGCAGAGACTGCCGGGATCGTCCCCCAGGTCCACCAGGCAGATGAGGTTGCCGGGGTGGGCCATGGCCCGGCGCACACCCTCATCGATGGACAGGATGGGGCGGACGGTGCGGATCTCCTCCCGGCGGGCCCACAGCTCGCCGGCCAGCTCCCGGGCCAACCGCTCGGCCAGCTCCGGGTCCCCGTCGGTGGTGGCGATGACGCTCATGCCGGTATAGGGCAGGTCGGAGTAGCCGTAGCCGCCCTGGATGGTGAGGTTGATCACGCCGGGCGTGCGTTCCAGCTCCTCCCGCAGGCCGTTGAGCTGGTAGAGGGGCAGCCGGCGCTCTTCTTCCGGGTTGTGGGCCCAGGTGCTCTGGCCGATGTTGGGGCCGATGATGGGCACGTGGATCAGCCGGGTCACCGGCTGGATTTCTCCCCGGATCATCCGCAGCAGGCATTCGCCCGCCTCCAGGCCCCGTTCATAGGCGTCGATGTGGGGGTTGGTGTTCAGGGGAAAGGGCACCAGGTCGCGGCACTCCTGGGCCGTGTAGTTGCTGTGGAAGTCGTAGGTGCCCACCATGGGGACGCCCGGCCCGAGCAGGTGGCGGACTTCCCGGATCAGCGCGGCTTCAGCGTCGGTGTAGGGGGGCTCCACGGCCATGGCGCCATGCAACGCGAAGTAGACGCCGTCCACCGGGCCGGCCGCCCGCAGGCCCTCCAGGATGAGGGTCAGGTAGTGGCGGAAGACATCGGCTCCGATGAGGCCGCCCCGGTGCCCCTGGACCCAGTCCACCCGGGCGATGGGGACTAGTTCCACGCCGGGCTGTTGAACCGCCTCCACAAAGCCGCCGATGTAGCTGCGGGGATGGGCGTTGGCCAGGATCTCTTCGCCCACCTCCAGGGGGGCGTCGGGGGTGTCGTTGCGTTCCAGGGCAAACGTGTTGGTCTCGTGGTACATGCCGACAATGGCGATGCGCATGGTTGTCCTCCTCGTACAGTTCGGATACAGCCCGGCGGCAATTTCACAGCCGAAATTGGGCGACGCTGCCTCTGGCGGAGGCTCTCCGCCAATTTCTGCCAGGATTGTCTATGGCTCCCAGGCGGGTAGCGGATCCAGGGGGTAGATGGGGCGGGGCAGGTGTTGCCACGGGAATTGCTCCAGGTGGGACATGGTCGGCCCGGGGGTGTCCACCCGGATGATCTCCGCGGTGATCTCCCGGTAGTACTGGAAATTGCTGGCCGTCTTGAGGACGGCCATTTTGGCGGCGGCCGGGTCGATGCCGAAGCGCCGGTAGACGATGGGGTGATTTCCGCCTACGCCCACATGCTCGCTCACCACCACCCGGATGGGACCAATTCGGAAGAGGACGGTGCGCCCCATGTCGAAGGAGTCCCGGCCGATGACCGGGGCGTGGAGGGGACCGCTGGCGATTGCCTCCACCACCCCGGTCACCTGGAGGGGACGGCCAAAGTGGGGATCCAGCCGGCCGCCCAGCTCCAGGGTGACGGTGCTGCCCTCCCCGGCCTGGATCAACTGGGCCACCGCCACCGGGTCCACCATGGGCACCAGGGCCGGTGAAGTGATCTGTTGGGCCAGCATCTCCCGCAGGATGACGGTGCTGTCGCCCGGGGCGCCGCCGAAGACGCTGTCCCCGGTGTCCGAGAGGATGACCAGCCCCTGGGGCGCAGCCTCGGCCCGCCGCACGGCCTCGGCCGGCGAGATGCTCTCGTAGACCCAGAACGCCTCCCGCATTTCCCACGCCATCTGGGCCAGCTCATCGGCCAACGCCTGGGCCAGCCCCGGGTCGTTGTCGGTGACCACCACCGCAGTCCAGCCACCTTCGGGCACGTCCAGCCAGGGCTGCATGGGAAAGGGCGACGCCGAGAGCACCCCGGGCTGCGCTTCCATCTGGCGGGCCCGGTCGAACCATCGCTTCATGGGGCCGCGGCTGGTCAGGAACTGCTCCTGATGGGCCAGCATGGGAATTTTCCGCCAGGCCAGGGTGGGGCGAACATCCCCCCGGACGGTGGCGAAAAGCAGCCTGCCGGCATGGTAGCCGGTGTCAAAAGGGTCGTGGGGCTGGGTGCGGTGGCCCACCAGCCCGTCCAGCGCGGCCACCATGCGGCGGGTGATGTTGGCGTGGTGGTCCAGGGGCGCGACGATGGGTACGCCTGGGCCGAGAACCTGCCGGGCCAGGGCCAGGAGCGCGCCTTCCACGTCCGGCTCGTCCTCGGCGGCCGCTGCGCCGTGGAGGCTGAAGAAGAACCCATCCAGGGGCAGGGAACGCCGCAGGCCCGCTTCCACCCGCTCCAGAAAGAAGGCCAGGGTCTCGGCAGTCAGGGGGCCGCTGGCGCCGGCCCAGGCGCTGATGATGGGCAGGGGCTCC encodes:
- a CDS encoding enoyl-CoA hydratase/isomerase family protein yields the protein MSQDLVQFVVDGPVAILTLNRPEKLNALTPAMLQRLAELADRLEQHPDVRVAVLTGEGRAFCVGADIHAWAEASPLQMWREWTRMGHRVFARLADLPQPVLAALHGYAFGGGLELALAADLRLAAADCQLAFPEVRLGTIPGWGGTRRLPALVGPARAKELVLTGNPIDAARAAQWGLVNEVVDADRLLARTLELARSIAANAPIAVQASKQLIDNSGSEAMESLASGLTAFTQDLQEGLAAFRERRPPQFRGL
- a CDS encoding acyl CoA:acetate/3-ketoacid CoA transferase, which gives rise to MGTKVMTARQAAALIPDGAHVAIQGSGGGIGEPTTLLRALARRYQEEGAPRGLTLIHATGLGDRREIGTDLLTAPGLVKRDIAGHLGMAPKMARLIAENRIESYNFPQGVLSQMYSAVAARKPGVFTKVGLHTYIDPRLGGGKMNAITTEDLVRVVELDGEEWLFFPRFHIDVALIRGTTGDTHGNITYEEEAALLEGISIAQAARACGGRVIAQVKYLAQPGTLDPKQVRVPGILVDALVVDPQQMQTSAGFYDPALSGQVRVPLQQLPPLPLDERKVIARRAARELTPGAVINVGVGMPDGIAAVAAEEGTFDRFHITVEQGQIGGLPARGVIFGAAYNPVAMVEEDSQFNFYDGGGIDIAFLGMAQVDRHGNVNASKVGDRLMGCGGFINISQNAKKVVFCGTFTARGLVCQVGQGRLHIRQEGSVPKFVAEVEQVTFSGQYARQVGQPVLYVTERAVFRLTEGGLTLVEVAPGVDVERDILAQMAFRPLIPAEVRTMEPSLFAD
- a CDS encoding aspartate aminotransferase family protein; the encoded protein is MTQWQRSRSYFERARQSLAGGVSSNVRLLAQPFPLFFDRAEGALIYDVDGNAYIDYVLGQGPLILGHSHPAVLDAVNAAMRRGQLYAGQHELEFILAEKLVELVPAAELCRFGLSGSEMVQAAMRLARAVTGRTKILRFEGHYHGWFDNVLISVAPPLDQAGPRERPRPVAGSAGQVESALADFVVLPWNDLALVETLFQEMGEELAAVMLEPMMCNTGAIPPEPGYLEGLRQLCDRYGTLLYFDETITGFRLGLQGAQGRFGVTPDLASFAKAMAGGFANAALVGKREYMERFARDVNHSGTFNSNVISMAASVAAIAELERDGGAVYRQMERIGTALMEGLQELGQRLGLPLHVQGLPTAFHVSFTELTAIRDYRDYAQHCDRELYGRFVLAMLRRGVRLIGRGIWYVSAAHTESHVEQTLQAAEAALQEVATEA
- a CDS encoding M81 family metallopeptidase, which gives rise to MRIAIVGMYHETNTFALERNDTPDAPLEVGEEILANAHPRSYIGGFVEAVQQPGVELVPIARVDWVQGHRGGLIGADVFRHYLTLILEGLRAAGPVDGVYFALHGAMAVEPPYTDAEAALIREVRHLLGPGVPMVGTYDFHSNYTAQECRDLVPFPLNTNPHIDAYERGLEAGECLLRMIRGEIQPVTRLIHVPIIGPNIGQSTWAHNPEEERRLPLYQLNGLREELERTPGVINLTIQGGYGYSDLPYTGMSVIATTDGDPELAERLARELAGELWARREEIRTVRPILSIDEGVRRAMAHPGNLICLVDLGDDPGSLCPADSPAVLESLLRLGARDCALTIRDPEVVQIGMAAGVGTTLTLPVGGKIDQRFYQPLQVTGYVKSIDDGRYKIVGPTHGGWSREVARESFRDVEVGPRVVLRIGDKVDVIFSRHRTGKDRDFFKSAGIVFEEKKIVVVKSNQAHRASFDPIVDATIELDTPGLSTVNYARLPFQHLPRPIYPLDLEMTWSPPGGNNVPG
- a CDS encoding M81 family metallopeptidase, whose amino-acid sequence is MRIAIAEIGQETCSFTPVRTTLDTFRQYGLYKGDQVLARRADGPGAISGFLAAARAEAVPLEPLPIISAWAGASGPLTAETLAFFLERVEAGLRRSLPLDGFFFSLHGAAAAEDEPDVEGALLALARQVLGPGVPIVAPLDHHANITRRMVAALDGLVGHRTQPHDPFDTGYHAGRLLFATVRGDVRPTLAWRKIPMLAHQEQFLTSRGPMKRWFDRARQMEAQPGVLSASPFPMQPWLDVPEGGWTAVVVTDNDPGLAQALADELAQMAWEMREAFWVYESISPAEAVRRAEAAPQGLVILSDTGDSVFGGAPGDSTVILREMLAQQITSPALVPMVDPVAVAQLIQAGEGSTVTLELGGRLDPHFGRPLQVTGVVEAIASGPLHAPVIGRDSFDMGRTVLFRIGPIRVVVSEHVGVGGNHPIVYRRFGIDPAAAKMAVLKTASNFQYYREITAEIIRVDTPGPTMSHLEQFPWQHLPRPIYPLDPLPAWEP